The following DNA comes from Amycolatopsis albispora.
TCGAACTCCATGCGGCCGGGGATGTGCGGCTTCACCTCGTGCTCGTCGAAAACCGCGCAGCCACCGGGTGCCTTCGGCAGGTCCTGCGACGCGTCCACGCGCGGTGCCGCGTCGCCGGAGTCGTCCATCGCCACGAACACCCAGACCCCGGCGCCGGCCAGCAGGAGCACCACCACGGCGGCCACGATCCCGATCAGCAACCCCGTCTTCCGCTTGGGCGGCCGTGGATGGTGCTGCTGGGGATACTGCTGGTATTGCCGCGGGTACTGGGGCGGGTACTGCCCTGGCCCGGTCATCCAACTCCCTCGGTCCCGGGGCGCGGTGCACCCCTCGCGCGCACCAGCTTCGGCGCACCGCTTTCACCGCGGTTTCAGCCCGGGGAAACCGTGGGTCAGTCGTCCAAAGAGGACGCTAGGCGGTCCAGGTCGGACAGGAACTGGGGGCGGCGGCTCGCCGGGACGGCGTCGGTCAGGCGCTGGTCGATGGCGTAGACGGCGGCGCGTGCCCGGTCGAGGCGTTCCTTGCCGAGTTCGGTGAGGGTGGCGGGCAGGGCGCGTCCGTGGTCGCTGGTCGGCGGCCGGGTGATCAGGCCGGCCGACTGCAGGCCCCGCAGCACCACGTTCATCGACTGCCGCGTGACGAAGGTGCCCCTGGCCAGCTCGGCGTTGGACAGGCCCGGCTGCTGGTCGAGCAGCTCGAGGCAGGCGTACTGCGGCACGGTCAGCTCGTGCTCCCGCAGCGCCTTGTCCATCGCCCCGCGCAGGGCGGCCGCGGCCCGCTTGAGCCGGTACCCGAGCCGCTCGGTCACGTCGTTTTGCATGTCAGGAGTTTGACATACCTCGGCGCACTGGTCTAGCGTCGGCCATGTCAAAGTCCTGACATCAAACGGAGGTTCCCATGGTCACCGGACCGGATTTTGTGGCTCTGCAAGTACGTGAGGTCGAGAAGGCGGCGCGCTTCTTTGAGGAACACCTCGGCCTGCGCCGGGCGCCCGCCGGCCCGCCAGGGGCGGTGGTTTTTGCCACCGAGCCGATCCCGTTCGCCGTCCGCGAGCCGCTGCCCGGCCTTGATCTCGACGCGATC
Coding sequences within:
- a CDS encoding MarR family winged helix-turn-helix transcriptional regulator, translated to MQNDVTERLGYRLKRAAAALRGAMDKALREHELTVPQYACLELLDQQPGLSNAELARGTFVTRQSMNVVLRGLQSAGLITRPPTSDHGRALPATLTELGKERLDRARAAVYAIDQRLTDAVPASRRPQFLSDLDRLASSLDD
- a CDS encoding VOC family protein, translating into MVTGPDFVALQVREVEKAARFFEEHLGLRRAPAGPPGAVVFATEPIPFAVREPLPGLDLDAIERPGAGVALWFRADDAQALHDHLAGAGVPVLRAPERGPFGLAFTFAGPEGYAITAHDG